The following nucleotide sequence is from bacterium.
AATCCGTCCCCCTCGACGGGGAGGACGCCCTGCTTTGAGGTCCGAGCTGGTCAACGTGCTCGGAGATGACATGGACGCCATCCTGGCCGGATTTTGCCGGGGCATTACCCGCTTCGCTTCGTTTCGCTGGTGAGCGTCCGGCGGTTGCTCTTCTGGCTGCTCATTTCAGCCGGCGCGGTCACCGCCGCGGTCGAGCTCCAAAACGGCGAGGCCTACGTCTGGCAGGGGCTGACGCTTTTCGCCCCCTCGGGCCGCTGGACGGTAAACGAGGGAGACGGCACGGTGGCGCTCTACCGTAGCTCGGACGCGGGCTACGTCGCCGGGAACCTCCTCCTCAGGGCGCCCGACGCGGGACTGACTGCGGCCGTCGCCGGGGGCGAGCGGGATAAAATCCAGGAGGAGCTGGTCCGCTTCCTGGCCGGGGAGTGCCGGGCGCGCTACGGTCAGGTTTTCGGGCTGGAGCGGCTCGACGCCGACGGGGTGGAGCCGGGCGCGGCCCTCTTCTTTTCGGACGGCGAGCGGCGGGTCCGCGCCTACGCTTTTTTGGCCCGCGACGGCGTGTATCTCCTCTACCTGGCCTGCGCCCCGGAGGTCGAGGAGTACATGGGGGCGGAGCTGGACCGCCTGGTCGGGGAATTGAGCTTCCGGTGAATAAAACATGACGCAAAGAATATATATTTTTTCACTCCTGGCCCTGCTGATCGTCCTCGTTGTCGGATGCGGCGGGGAATCGGGCGAGGCTGAAAAACCCGCGGAGAAACCGGCCTCCGAAGAGGGGGCGGGTCCGCGGGTGGAATCCCAGGGGGCGCTGTCCCTGACGCCGCCCTCCAGGCTCTGGCACCTTGACGACGAGATCTCGAGCATGCTCACCCTCAAGCGGGGCGAGGCGGCGCCCGAGGCCGTGGCCCGCTTCTACTTCAACGGCCGGGACACCTACGACGAGGAGCGTCTCCGGAAAAAACCCGACGAGATGGAGTCGTTCCTGGAGGAGCTGGCGCGGGGCCTGCGGGACCAGATCGAGCTCACCGCCGGGTCCGACGTGGAGTTCATATCCGGCCCGGATTACCGCCGGGACCCGTACCTCGCCGCCAGCTACTCGTACCGCGCCGTGCTCGGGGCGGACAGCTACTACAACCTGGACACGGTCTTCTACGCGGGCGACCGCTACGCCTTTCTGGACCTCTCCTGCTACGCCGACCAGGAGGAGAAGCTGACCGGCGAGCTCGAGGCCCTGCTGGACTCGGCGCGCATCGAACTACAGAAGCCGCGGTCCTTGAAATTGAAACCGGGACAGGAGCTGGACTTCGGAAAAATCACCCTGACCGTTCCCGGCGAGGGGTGGACCGCCGAGGAAACCTCCGAAGAGATGCTGCTCTCCCGGGACGAAGTGCCCCTGGTGGACCTCTACGTGCGTCGTCCCGCCTCCGGGGGCGCCGAGGGCTCCGACCTCTCCGAGGGGCTCAAGGGGGAGATCGAGGCCCTTTACGGTGAGGTAGAGTATTCAGGCCCGGTGGATATCCGCCGGACACCGGTCCCCTACGCCGCCGTGAGCTACCGTGGAGAAATATCGGGCCGGGCGGTGTGGCGCCGCGACGCCGCCGTGGCCGTGGGCGATGATTACTACTTCATTGACGCCGGTTGTCCCGCAGACTCGCCGGACTGGTTGATCGAAGAACTGACCGAACTCGTAAACTCGGTAGGACAAAGGGAGGAAGAATGACTCGAGTCGTAACGCTGTTGGCGCTCGTGCTGGCTACCATCACCCTCGCGCTGGGGGACCGGGTCGGGGAGGGCGAGGTCAAGGTGACCCTTCCCGGACCGGAGTGGCAGTACGAGGATTACGGGAGCGAGCTGTACGCCTGGTGGCCGAACCCCGACGATCCCGACTTCGACTTCGGCAGCCTCTCCGTCTACACCTTCCAGGTGTCGCCCATCTCCGAGGCTGAGAGCCGCGCCGACCTCGGAAAAACCCTGGACGTCCTGGCCGAGCTCCTCGACTCCAACATCCGGGACAACTACCAGGTCATCGAGATGGGCGACGCCATCCGGGAAACCGAGCCCTATCTGATGGTCGGCCGGTACTACACCGACGAGGCCTTCGGCTGGGGGGACGAGGGTGAGGACGCGCAGCGATTCTACAACCTGGACGCGTTCTACCTGCAGGGGGACCACATCTTCGCCGCCAACTTCTACACCGTCCTGGAGAAGGCCGACGAGGTCAAGGGGATGATGCCGGAGATTCTCTCCGACGTGGAGCTGCCCGAGTGGGTGGCCGACCGGTACACCGACGGCGAGGTCGCGGACCTGGGCGGGTTCACCGTCACCATGGGCGACGGGCCCTGGATCGCCGTGGAGGACTTCGGCGGCGCAAACCTGACCGCCTACGACGGCTTCGACCAGATGGCCACCCTGATGCTCTACTGGGTGGACGAGCCCGTCGAGGGTGAGAACGAGGGCGAAAAGACGGCCGCTCAGCTCAAGGACGAGCTCCGCGTGTTCCTGGATGAGTACTTCACCGGGTTCGAGGTGAACTACATCGGCGACGGCTTCGCCCGGGAGGGTGAATCCCCCTACGCCGCCTGGGCCTACCACGTGGACACGGGCCTGGGCGATGAGTACCACTACGACGCCCAGCAGATAGTCGCGGGCCAGCCCTACTACATCGAGGCCGTGGTTCCGGCGGCCTATGAGGACCGGATGGCCCCCGTGGTGATGAAGATGGCGGAGGGGACCGTCATCGAGCCGGGAGCCGGCTCGTACGACTACTGGGATTACATAGACGAATCGGACGTGCCCCCCGACGAGGGCGGCGAGTAGCGTGAGATGACGAGGATCGCTGCGTTCCTGTTGGCAACCCTGGGGGCGCTGCTCCTGGGTTGCGTCGCCGAGCCGCTCCCCGGCGGCGAAACGGTGACCTGGGGCCTGGTTCAGACCACCGCCCCCAACGCCGAGTGGGTCCGCGTCCCCGCCGAGGACGCCCTGTACCTGCGCCGTTACTACCGCTGCAGCCTGCTGGGCGAGTTCAAGCTCTACTACGCAGGCGACGGCTTCGAGGACGAATACGTCATACGCTCCTCGGGCACCGAGGCCCGGTTCCTCGAGTCAACCGCCGATCTGTTGCGCGAGCAGATTGACCGCATCTCGCCCCGGGCCGCCCTGGATGACGGCCAGCCGACGCTGTGCTCCGAGCCCTACCTGGCCGTCCAGTACACCTACCACGACGAGACTGCGGGCGAGGCCCAGTTCCACTTGGATCGGCTGTACTTCGTGGAGAACCGCTACTGGTTCCTGGATACGGGTTGCCTGGCCGAGGAGGAGGAGCTAGTCCGTCCCGAGATCGAGGCCCTCGTGGCCAGCATCGTGTTCCCCCGCTTCTCCGAAGGCGACCGGGGCGGCTCCGCGGACGGCTCCACCGAGGAGATGAGCGAGGAGGAGATCGAGTCGCTGACCGAGATGCCCCAGGGCTGGAACCTCTGAAGGTGAGCTCCATGCTGAACACAAAGACAAGAGGCTTAAGCCCCTCGTCAGCCCCACTGCCCGTCGTAAAAGTCGGTCTGGCTGTTTTTCTGCCGATTCTGGCGATGCTCTGCGCCTGCACCCCGGAGCTCGGGCCGGGCGGACCGCTCGTCGCCGGGAGGTACGCCGCCCGTGCGCCCAACGACGCGTGGAGCGCGGGGGATTCGGGGGACGACGAAACGGCCCTCTTCGTCCGCCGCAATTCCGCCGAGGGCGAAGACGAACTGGCCTACCTGGAGTGCCTGTACTACGACCGCTACCTTGACTCCGAGGACTGGGTCCGCTCCGTCGGGGCCGAGGAGCGGGTGCTCGCCGATCTGTCCGACCTGCTCCGGCTGGAGCTGACCCGGCTCAGTCCGGAGCTGGAGTGGATCGGCACCCAACCGCTCACCGCGACCGACCCGGCGCTCTGTGTCTCCTGGCGCTTCCTCGACTTCAAGGAGCAGCTCCACGCCGATTCCCCGGCGAAAACGTACAACGAGGTCTCCCTGGTACTCACCGGCGACGAGGTGCACCTCGTGGCCTTCTACTGCTACGAGGACAAAGCCGAGGAGCTGGTGCCCGAGTACGAGGAGCTGAAGGGAAGCCTTGCAGTGGACGGCCGCCGGGTCTTTTCCGGTGGATTGTAATGAACCAAACCACAACCCCAACCTTCGACACCGCGATGAAAACGGACACACTTGGAAAACGACTGATACTGCCCCCCCTCGTGGTCCTTCTGCTGACCGCCGGTTGCGGCGACACGAAGAAGGAAGACCCGCTGGTCCGCCTGATCGAGGGCGACTACGCCGTCGGGAAACCCCCGGAAACGGAGGCGGTCACCGAGGGGACCGACTTCGCCGCGCTCTACGGGCCGGGAAGAATCGTCGAGGAGGACCCCTACTCGACGGTCACCCCCAACGGCGCCTGGCTGAACCGCTCCCTGGCCGGCAACCTCTTCCTGGTCCGCCTGGACGATCCCGCCCACGAATCCGAGCTCGGCTACGTGGAGGCGTACCGCCTGCCCGACCTCCCGGAGCGGACGGCGGCCGCCCTCGCCGCGGGCGAGAACCCGACCGGGGCTCTGGCCGAAGACCTGCGGGAGATCATCGAAAACCACGCCGTGAATCCGGTCTTCGTTGACCAGGACCTGCCGAGTCTGAACGGCTACCCCTCGGCCACCCTCGTTTACCACGACCTCAAGCGAGATTCCGAAGGGGGCGAGGAGCCGGCCTACAACGAGGCCACCCTGCTCCTGGTCGGGGGCGAGGCCCACATCTTCACCGGCTACTGCTTCACCGACGCGAGGGAGCTCTTCGTCCCGGAGCTCCGACGCATCGGCGGGCATTTCTCCGTCAAGCCGCCCCCTCCCCCGCCGCCCAAACGGGAGACGGAATCCGCCGTGGCCGCGGAGTAGGTCTTGGACGTCCAGCGGCTCATCGCCGCCAAGCGTGACGGGAGGCGGCTCGGAGCGGACGACTGGCGCGACTTCGCCCGGGCGGTGACGCGGGGCGACCTGCCCGATTACCAGACGGCCGCCCTGTTGATGGCCGTCTACCTGCGGGGGATGGATTTCTCGGAGGCCCTCGCCCTCACCGAGGCCGTCGCCGACTCCGGCGAGAGGCTGACCTGGCCGGGTATCGGGCGTCCCCTGGTGGACAAGCACTCCACGGGGGGCGTGGGGGACAACCTCTCCCTGGTGGCGGTTCCGCTCCTGACCGCGTGCGGCGCCGCGGTGCCCAAGCTCTCCGGCCGGGCCCTGGGGCACACCGGCGGCACCCTGGACAAGCTCGAGGCGATACCGGGATTCCGGGCCGACCTCGGCCTCGACGAGCTGCGGCGTATTCTCTCCGACGTCGGTTGCTTCATCGCCGGCCACTCGGGAAAAATCGCCCCCGCCGACGCCCGGCTCTACCACCTGCGCGACGTGACCGCCACGGTGGACTCCATCCCCCTGGTGACGGCGAGCATCGTGGGCAAGAAGCTGGCCGCCGGGGCGGACACATTCATCATTGACGTGAAGACCGGCCGGGGAGCGCTCTTTCCGAGCCAGCCACGGGCCCTGCGCCTGGCGCGCTGGATCAAGCGGGCGGCGGAGAAGGCCGGACGCCGGTGCGTATGCCTGTTGACCGAGATGGGCTCCCCTCTGGGAAAAAAGATCGGCAACGCCCTCGAGGTCGAGGAAGCGCTGGCGGTTCTCGGAGGGGAGGCGGTTCCCGAGGTGCGGGAGCTGTCGCTGGAGCTCGTCGCCCGGGGGCTGAAGGCGGCGGGGCTGGCGGCGGACGTCGCCGAGGCCCGCGAAAAGGCCCGGCGGAAGCTCGACGACGGCTCGGCGTGCGAAGTCTTCGGGCGGATGGCCCGGGCCCAGGGCGGAGACCTGGCGGCCTTCGCCCGGAGAGAACGGGGCGGGGCGCACACGGGGGAGCTGAAGGCGCCGCGCTCGGGCTGGCTGCGCCGGGTGGACGCCCGATGCGTCGGTAGGGCGGTGAGGCTCGCCGGAGCCGGGCGTTCCACCATCGAAGACCGGGTGGACCCCGAGGCCGGGGTGGAGCTCTTCGCCAAGCCGGGGGACCGGGTGACCGCGGGCGACCCGCTCCTCGTCGTCCACGCCTCCACCGAGGGCGGGCTCCGGGCGGCGCTGGTGGAGCTCTCGGGCGGGGTGGTCGTGGGCGACGAACCGCCGGGAATCCGGCCGCTCGTCCGCCGCGTTCTGGACTGATAACTATTTTTAGGGGCGGGTGTCCG
It contains:
- a CDS encoding thymidine phosphorylase encodes the protein MDVQRLIAAKRDGRRLGADDWRDFARAVTRGDLPDYQTAALLMAVYLRGMDFSEALALTEAVADSGERLTWPGIGRPLVDKHSTGGVGDNLSLVAVPLLTACGAAVPKLSGRALGHTGGTLDKLEAIPGFRADLGLDELRRILSDVGCFIAGHSGKIAPADARLYHLRDVTATVDSIPLVTASIVGKKLAAGADTFIIDVKTGRGALFPSQPRALRLARWIKRAAEKAGRRCVCLLTEMGSPLGKKIGNALEVEEALAVLGGEAVPEVRELSLELVARGLKAAGLAADVAEAREKARRKLDDGSACEVFGRMARAQGGDLAAFARRERGGAHTGELKAPRSGWLRRVDARCVGRAVRLAGAGRSTIEDRVDPEAGVELFAKPGDRVTAGDPLLVVHASTEGGLRAALVELSGGVVVGDEPPGIRPLVRRVLD